Proteins encoded in a region of the Halodesulfovibrio marinisediminis DSM 17456 genome:
- a CDS encoding 4Fe-4S dicluster domain-containing protein, with the protein MACKFITHENINSWLEALAKDHVVFVPVDDNGTVTYRPYGEDRKPVLDRIPVRSPKEAVFPQNETLLTYKYDKNPEDLERTSVRIKETLPKERAVVFGARPCGARGMTVFDSVFVNDRIRDPYYATRRENTLVVTIACNAVESTCFCHEVGSDPADKAGSDILLTPVEGGFAAEAVTERGGKMLEESFFADGGDKCAEAEAVQKATREMLGEAHDFSNAPEALLAVFDDDEFWEEQAAGCLSCGACTYLCPTCYCFNITDEPTGTTGKRLRTWDTCMSFQYTLEGSGHNPRTTKAKRLKNRVNHKFAYYPNTYDKRFGCCGCGRCIKSCPASIDIRSIVKAAQARSAKKESK; encoded by the coding sequence ATGGCTTGCAAATTTATCACACACGAAAACATCAATTCGTGGCTTGAAGCACTGGCGAAAGACCACGTAGTGTTTGTTCCGGTGGATGACAACGGAACCGTGACCTATCGTCCGTATGGAGAAGACCGCAAGCCGGTTCTTGACCGTATCCCTGTGCGTTCTCCTAAAGAAGCAGTTTTTCCTCAGAACGAAACTCTGCTGACCTATAAATATGATAAAAATCCGGAAGACCTTGAGCGTACCTCTGTTCGCATCAAAGAAACTTTGCCGAAAGAGCGTGCAGTAGTTTTCGGTGCGCGTCCATGTGGTGCTCGCGGTATGACCGTTTTTGATAGCGTGTTTGTTAACGATCGCATTCGTGATCCGTACTACGCAACACGCCGTGAAAATACATTGGTCGTTACTATTGCTTGTAATGCGGTTGAGTCTACTTGCTTCTGTCACGAAGTAGGTAGCGATCCTGCAGACAAAGCTGGTTCCGACATACTTTTGACTCCTGTAGAGGGGGGCTTCGCTGCTGAAGCTGTGACCGAACGTGGTGGAAAGATGCTTGAAGAAAGCTTCTTTGCAGATGGCGGTGACAAATGTGCTGAAGCAGAAGCGGTACAGAAAGCAACTCGCGAGATGCTTGGTGAAGCACATGATTTCTCCAATGCTCCAGAGGCGCTTCTTGCTGTGTTTGATGATGACGAGTTTTGGGAAGAGCAGGCTGCCGGTTGTCTCAGCTGTGGCGCATGTACTTACCTTTGTCCTACCTGTTACTGCTTTAATATTACTGATGAGCCAACAGGTACCACCGGTAAGCGTCTTCGTACATGGGATACCTGCATGAGCTTCCAGTACACTTTGGAAGGTAGCGGTCATAACCCGCGTACTACCAAAGCGAAACGTCTCAAAAACCGTGTGAACCACAAGTTTGCATACTACCCTAATACATACGATAAGCGTTTTGGCTGTTGTGGTTGTGGTCGTTGCATCAAGAGTTGTCCTGCTTCTATTGATATTCGTTCTATTGTTAAAGCAGCACAAGCTCGCAGCGCCAAGAAGGAGTCTAAGTAA
- the fba gene encoding class II fructose-1,6-bisphosphate aldolase: MPLTGTKEMFARAYKEGYAVGAFNVNNMEIIQGIMEAAQEEKAPLILQVSAGARRYAGQTYIKKLIEAALEETDHPLALHLDHGQDFEICKQCIDGGFSSVMFDGSHLDFEENIAITKQVVEYAHERGVVVEAELGRLAGVEDDVHSEESIYTDPDQAVEFVERTGCDSLAIAIGTSHGAYKFTGEARLDFERLEKITNMLPEFPIVLHGSSSVPQEFVEMANKYGGDIGSAKGVPEELLRKAATYGVCKINIDTDIRLAMTAVIRKHFAENPSHFDPRQYLKPARQAVKEMVQHKIKNVLGCSNKI, translated from the coding sequence ATGCCACTTACCGGTACTAAAGAGATGTTTGCCCGCGCATACAAGGAAGGCTACGCAGTTGGTGCGTTTAACGTAAACAACATGGAAATTATTCAGGGTATCATGGAGGCAGCTCAGGAAGAAAAAGCTCCTCTTATCCTGCAGGTTTCCGCAGGCGCTCGCCGTTACGCAGGTCAGACTTACATTAAAAAGCTCATCGAAGCTGCTCTTGAAGAAACTGATCATCCACTTGCTCTGCACCTTGACCATGGTCAGGACTTTGAAATTTGTAAACAGTGCATTGACGGCGGCTTCTCTTCAGTAATGTTTGATGGTTCCCACCTCGACTTTGAAGAAAACATCGCTATTACCAAACAGGTAGTAGAATACGCTCATGAACGTGGCGTTGTTGTTGAAGCTGAACTTGGTCGTCTTGCAGGTGTTGAAGATGACGTTCACTCTGAAGAGTCCATTTACACCGATCCTGATCAGGCAGTAGAATTTGTAGAGCGCACCGGTTGTGACTCTCTTGCTATTGCTATCGGAACCAGTCACGGCGCATACAAATTCACCGGCGAAGCACGCCTTGACTTTGAGCGTCTTGAAAAAATCACCAACATGCTCCCTGAGTTCCCAATTGTACTCCACGGTTCTTCTTCCGTGCCTCAGGAGTTTGTTGAAATGGCAAACAAGTACGGCGGAGACATCGGCTCTGCTAAAGGTGTTCCGGAAGAGTTGCTCCGTAAGGCTGCCACTTACGGCGTTTGCAAGATCAACATTGACACCGACATCCGTCTTGCAATGACAGCAGTTATCCGCAAACACTTTGCAGAAAACCCATCTCATTTCGATCCACGCCAGTACCTCAAGCCAGCCCGTCAGGCTGTAAAAGAAATGGTTCAGCACAAAATTAAGAACGTGCTGGGCTGCTCTAACAAGATTTAA
- a CDS encoding FAD/NAD(P)-binding protein, which produces MKANPVLPEMATVMEVVEETSNIKTFRVRFDDEEVMKKFTFEPGQVGQLSVFGAGESTFVINSSPTRMDYLQFSVMRVGEVTSRIHQLKAGDSVGVRAPLGNAFPTEEMKGQDVTFIGGGIGMAPLRTLLVYMLDNRDDYGKITLLYGARTPQDLSYQEDLAEWIERDDIDVVLTVDNPDEEWGKKPYQKTGLIPNVLKEINPDNSGYAVTCGPPIMIKFTLMALNELGFKDDKIITTLEKRMKCGVGLCGRCNIGDKYVCVDGPVFKYSELQELPNEL; this is translated from the coding sequence ATGAAAGCTAATCCAGTTCTGCCGGAGATGGCTACCGTCATGGAAGTAGTGGAAGAAACTTCCAACATTAAAACCTTCCGTGTTCGTTTTGATGATGAAGAGGTTATGAAAAAGTTCACTTTTGAACCGGGACAGGTAGGTCAGCTGTCTGTTTTCGGTGCAGGTGAATCAACATTCGTAATCAACTCTTCCCCGACCCGTATGGATTACCTCCAGTTCTCCGTAATGCGTGTAGGTGAAGTTACTTCCCGTATCCACCAGCTTAAAGCCGGTGACTCTGTTGGTGTTCGTGCTCCTCTTGGTAACGCGTTCCCGACTGAAGAGATGAAAGGACAGGACGTAACCTTTATCGGTGGTGGTATCGGTATGGCTCCGCTGCGTACACTTCTTGTGTACATGCTGGATAACCGTGATGATTACGGTAAGATCACTCTTCTTTATGGTGCTCGTACTCCTCAGGACCTGAGCTATCAAGAAGACCTTGCGGAGTGGATTGAGCGTGACGATATTGATGTAGTGCTGACCGTAGATAATCCAGACGAAGAGTGGGGCAAAAAGCCTTACCAGAAAACTGGTCTTATCCCGAACGTACTCAAAGAGATTAATCCTGATAACAGCGGCTACGCGGTTACTTGTGGCCCTCCAATCATGATTAAGTTCACCCTCATGGCTCTTAACGAACTTGGCTTTAAAGATGACAAAATCATCACTACTCTCGAAAAACGTATGAAATGCGGTGTTGGCCTCTGTGGTCGTTGTAACATCGGCGATAAATACGTTTGTGTAGATGGTCCTGTGTTCAAGTATTCTGAACTTCAGGAACTGCCTAACGAACTGTAG
- a CDS encoding tetratricopeptide repeat protein, which yields MDFKRIYNGAGALLLAVCFCLGINSPVSANGFVTPQVQQQLDKNDALYSSLQDAYTQRKWRQVSITFDEYTKAFVTLDLKAKQYSSLIVDVEEKRRKKRELDRYNSLRKQKQKEYVTAHGLGAIAYAHRKKFVAANDVLREVQEYGDEQAIIPAARGVIAYLMKDYNAAEPLLKTAHTLDSNLFEPVYYLYKIAFNKGEYGTAFFWMEKTAALKPERLDLIMAQAQLLQKLGQSSAAELMYTQLIKLDSSNAVAYNNRGYCRIALGKLDAAFSDFNSALAINDAYSEALLNRAALWRATGNLAAALKDLNSGLKSTPSDTRLLVSRMQTQQDMGNYVLAKEDMEQILLLSNSISAVNEAGWFLATCPSDTVRDGKRAVELLLPIVKRSKRHPRVLDSLAAAYAASNEFDKAVATQQEALTRGIEYRLPNYQLTNYEKRLALYAESRSFKTSMD from the coding sequence ATGGATTTTAAAAGAATATATAACGGCGCGGGAGCTCTGCTCCTCGCCGTTTGTTTTTGTTTAGGCATAAATTCTCCTGTGTCGGCAAACGGGTTTGTGACACCGCAAGTGCAGCAGCAACTTGATAAAAATGACGCTCTTTATAGTTCCTTGCAGGATGCTTACACGCAGCGTAAATGGCGTCAGGTTTCAATAACCTTTGATGAGTATACCAAAGCGTTTGTTACGTTGGATTTGAAAGCTAAACAGTATTCCTCTCTTATTGTAGATGTTGAAGAGAAGCGTCGAAAAAAACGTGAGCTTGATCGTTACAACTCTCTTCGTAAACAAAAGCAGAAAGAGTATGTAACAGCTCATGGACTTGGTGCTATTGCATATGCGCACAGGAAGAAGTTTGTTGCTGCGAATGATGTGCTGAGAGAGGTGCAAGAGTACGGTGATGAGCAGGCGATTATTCCTGCGGCTCGTGGTGTCATAGCATACTTGATGAAAGACTATAATGCAGCTGAACCATTGTTGAAAACGGCTCATACTCTTGACTCAAATTTATTTGAGCCTGTGTATTACTTGTACAAGATTGCTTTTAACAAAGGTGAATACGGAACCGCGTTTTTCTGGATGGAAAAGACAGCTGCGTTGAAGCCGGAGCGACTTGATTTGATCATGGCGCAGGCTCAGCTTTTACAAAAGTTGGGACAGTCTTCTGCAGCCGAACTTATGTACACTCAGCTGATTAAACTGGATTCCAGCAATGCCGTCGCCTATAATAATCGAGGCTATTGCAGAATTGCTTTAGGAAAACTGGATGCTGCTTTCAGTGATTTCAATAGCGCATTGGCCATTAATGATGCCTATTCTGAAGCGTTGTTGAACCGTGCCGCATTGTGGCGCGCTACAGGAAACCTTGCTGCTGCATTGAAGGATTTGAATTCAGGACTCAAATCTACGCCTAGTGATACTCGGTTACTTGTTTCCAGAATGCAGACACAACAAGATATGGGAAACTATGTATTAGCTAAAGAAGATATGGAGCAAATCCTACTTTTGTCGAATTCTATTTCAGCAGTGAATGAGGCAGGATGGTTTTTGGCTACTTGTCCTTCTGATACAGTCCGCGACGGAAAACGTGCTGTAGAACTACTGCTACCTATAGTTAAACGAAGCAAGAGACATCCTCGAGTCTTAGATTCATTGGCTGCCGCATATGCAGCTTCCAATGAATTTGATAAGGCTGTAGCTACCCAGCAGGAAGCGTTAACACGTGGAATTGAATATCGATTACCAAACTACCAGCTTACTAATTACGAGAAGCGACTTGCTTTGTATGCTGAGAGTCGGTCATTTAAAACCAGTATGGATTAA
- a CDS encoding 4Fe-4S dicluster domain-containing protein: MQALAELKEQIRQALPELDVVIGWQQGFDALHTSPLFIRSEEDIDKLVVNEYCVTNPSSYLRELRGGKKVGLVLKGCDSRSVIQLLQEELLNKEDLTIFGFGCNGVMSLTKLQTRFGDIGYIKSVENDGTSVTVEAGEKKETVPFTELCADKCLTCSYPNTLQCTHFAGEESAKKPESETNKALEEFEKLSLEERFAFWQDQMRRCIRCYACRNACPMCVCKDHCLANSRDPKWLSEETDVQNNFMFQLIHVMHLTGRCVECGECERACPMDIPIMLLRRKMAGVVRDVFAYNAGTNPEDTPPLMCFKVEEPTIEERH, translated from the coding sequence ATGCAGGCTCTTGCAGAACTTAAAGAACAAATCCGTCAGGCATTGCCTGAGCTGGATGTCGTTATCGGTTGGCAGCAGGGTTTTGATGCATTGCATACCAGCCCTCTCTTTATTCGCTCTGAAGAAGATATCGATAAGCTTGTTGTTAACGAATACTGCGTGACAAACCCGTCTTCCTACCTGCGCGAACTGCGTGGTGGCAAGAAGGTTGGTCTCGTATTGAAAGGGTGTGATTCCCGTTCCGTTATCCAGCTTCTTCAGGAAGAGCTTCTTAACAAAGAAGATCTCACCATATTCGGTTTCGGTTGTAACGGTGTGATGAGCCTCACTAAGCTTCAAACTCGTTTTGGCGATATTGGTTACATCAAGTCTGTTGAAAACGACGGTACTTCTGTAACTGTTGAAGCTGGTGAAAAGAAAGAGACCGTTCCATTTACTGAATTGTGTGCTGATAAGTGCTTAACATGCTCTTACCCGAACACCTTGCAGTGCACCCACTTTGCAGGCGAAGAATCCGCTAAGAAACCAGAATCTGAAACCAATAAGGCTCTCGAAGAATTCGAAAAGCTTTCTTTGGAAGAACGTTTCGCGTTCTGGCAGGACCAGATGCGCCGCTGCATCCGTTGTTATGCATGCCGTAACGCATGTCCAATGTGCGTATGTAAAGATCACTGCCTTGCTAACTCTCGCGATCCTAAATGGCTGAGCGAAGAGACTGATGTGCAGAATAACTTTATGTTCCAGCTCATTCACGTAATGCACCTTACAGGGCGTTGCGTAGAATGCGGTGAATGTGAGCGCGCTTGTCCAATGGACATTCCAATCATGTTGTTACGACGCAAAATGGCTGGCGTTGTGCGTGATGTATTCGCATACAACGCAGGAACCAACCCTGAGGATACTCCTCCGCTTATGTGTTTCAAAGTGGAAGAACCAACTATCGAGGAGCGGCACTAG
- a CDS encoding 3'-5' exoribonuclease YhaM family protein, protein MDLKKIQFVRDISNNDEVLSIFSITQATLAQARNGPYWRLELSDMTGSIGAKIWSPLAQQFPEIAAGQMLAVKGRASTYRDILDVNIEHMKILTPEDTAELDMGDFVAASERHPDDMYADLITLCSSVLTHAPWLTFVQSALADEEIATRFKNAIGAKNVHHAYLGGLLEHTLSVAELCMKLCDQYDELDRQVLLAGAIFHDIGKAWELSAGLVKDYTDEGRLIGHINIGLEKVEPYLAASGLSVELQMHFKHLILGHHGQREWGSPVLPATAEALVLHYADNIDAKLAQLRGLFSEFEDGETGWTPYQNTLGRFIFKPHSTPDPTKIFRDSPVTNLSEGAFKVPVSSDGEF, encoded by the coding sequence ATGGACCTTAAAAAAATACAATTTGTTCGAGATATTTCCAATAATGACGAAGTGCTTTCCATCTTTTCTATTACGCAGGCTACCCTCGCGCAGGCGCGTAATGGTCCTTATTGGAGACTCGAGCTGTCTGACATGACAGGTTCAATCGGAGCAAAAATCTGGAGCCCGCTTGCTCAGCAGTTTCCGGAAATAGCTGCAGGCCAGATGTTAGCAGTTAAAGGTCGTGCCAGCACATACCGTGATATTTTAGATGTGAATATTGAACATATGAAAATACTCACACCTGAAGATACTGCTGAACTTGATATGGGTGATTTTGTTGCCGCTTCAGAGCGCCATCCAGATGATATGTATGCAGACCTTATTACCCTGTGTTCTTCAGTTCTTACACATGCTCCGTGGCTTACATTTGTTCAGTCTGCTCTTGCTGATGAAGAAATTGCCACCCGCTTTAAAAATGCAATTGGAGCAAAGAATGTCCATCACGCTTATCTAGGTGGTTTGCTTGAACACACCTTGTCTGTTGCTGAGCTGTGCATGAAGTTGTGTGATCAGTATGATGAACTCGATCGTCAGGTATTGCTTGCCGGAGCTATCTTCCATGATATCGGTAAAGCATGGGAGCTGAGTGCCGGTCTTGTGAAAGATTATACTGACGAAGGACGTCTTATCGGGCATATCAACATTGGTTTGGAGAAAGTAGAACCGTATCTTGCGGCATCTGGTTTATCTGTTGAATTACAGATGCACTTTAAGCACTTAATTCTTGGGCATCATGGTCAGAGAGAGTGGGGGTCTCCTGTTCTTCCTGCTACAGCTGAAGCACTTGTACTTCATTACGCTGATAATATTGATGCAAAGCTTGCACAGCTTCGTGGATTGTTCAGCGAGTTTGAAGACGGTGAAACAGGCTGGACACCATACCAGAATACGCTGGGACGTTTTATATTTAAACCTCATTCGACTCCAGATCCTACTAAAATTTTTAGAGACTCTCCTGTTACGAATCTTTCCGAAGGTGCTTTTAAGGTTCCAGTTTCTTCTGATGGTGAGTTTTAG
- a CDS encoding lactate utilization protein: MTNPIDTYWTLRLAELKETLEKNNFDVFMADSVTDAKKVFDEQIMPSLEGVKTVSFGGSATLMKTGIVEAVRADESLDVLDTYDKSLPNDEKYELRRQALLADLFLTGTNAVTECGKLVNLDMIGNRVAALNFGPKHVVLFISRNKLVETVDDAMYRVKDYAAPVNTMRLDMKTPCKKTGHCMDCSSPQRICNIWTITEKSFPAKRIKIVLINEDAGF, translated from the coding sequence ATGACAAACCCGATTGATACTTATTGGACGTTACGTCTCGCTGAACTGAAAGAGACTCTTGAGAAGAATAACTTTGATGTATTCATGGCAGACTCAGTTACTGATGCAAAAAAAGTTTTTGATGAGCAGATAATGCCTTCTCTTGAAGGTGTTAAGACAGTGTCGTTCGGTGGTTCCGCTACGTTGATGAAAACTGGCATTGTTGAAGCAGTGCGTGCTGACGAGTCTTTAGATGTTCTCGACACGTATGATAAGTCACTGCCGAATGATGAGAAGTATGAGCTTCGCCGTCAGGCATTGCTGGCAGATCTTTTCCTTACAGGCACTAACGCTGTGACTGAATGCGGTAAGCTTGTAAACCTTGATATGATAGGTAACCGTGTCGCAGCATTAAACTTTGGTCCTAAGCATGTTGTGCTGTTTATCAGCCGTAACAAGTTGGTGGAAACTGTAGATGATGCAATGTACCGTGTTAAAGACTATGCAGCACCGGTTAACACTATGCGACTGGATATGAAGACCCCTTGTAAGAAGACAGGGCACTGTATGGATTGTTCCAGCCCGCAGCGCATTTGTAATATTTGGACTATCACTGAAAAGTCTTTCCCTGCAAAGCGCATTAAGATTGTGTTAATCAACGAAGATGCCGGCTTCTAG
- the surE gene encoding 5'/3'-nucleotidase SurE: protein MIIALTNDDGIQAPGLRAMYNALINAGHTVHCVAPVSEQSAVGHAVTLSMPLRVKEFHENGFRGTGVYGTPVDCVKLGLRSLIEDKIDLIISGINAGANVGPDILYSGTVSAATEGASTGYPSMAVSFDNFRPDDLSEQAKFAVEIAENLPWDALPKRCVVNLNFPNLPMDKVKGLRVCPQTSATWKDWYVHKTDPRGGSYWWLDGKIPPEDVAMGTDRDLLSEGYVTLTPLKFDFTDEQTMSALSVLNMDQ from the coding sequence ATGATTATTGCACTTACAAACGATGACGGAATTCAAGCACCGGGATTGCGTGCCATGTACAACGCGCTGATTAATGCAGGCCACACGGTCCACTGTGTGGCACCTGTTTCAGAACAGTCTGCAGTAGGTCACGCAGTAACCCTTTCCATGCCGCTTCGCGTCAAAGAATTCCACGAAAACGGTTTCCGCGGCACTGGTGTTTATGGAACTCCTGTTGACTGCGTCAAGCTTGGGTTACGCAGCCTTATTGAAGATAAAATTGATCTCATTATCTCTGGAATTAACGCAGGCGCAAACGTAGGACCGGATATTCTGTATTCCGGAACTGTTTCTGCTGCTACTGAAGGCGCCAGCACAGGCTACCCTTCCATGGCTGTTTCCTTTGATAATTTCAGACCTGATGACTTGTCAGAACAGGCAAAATTTGCTGTTGAAATTGCAGAAAACCTTCCGTGGGATGCCCTACCCAAACGCTGTGTTGTAAACCTGAACTTCCCTAACCTGCCGATGGACAAAGTTAAAGGGCTACGAGTCTGCCCACAGACAAGTGCGACATGGAAAGATTGGTATGTACATAAAACTGACCCGCGTGGTGGAAGCTATTGGTGGCTGGACGGTAAAATTCCACCAGAAGATGTTGCAATGGGTACAGACCGAGACCTGCTGTCAGAGGGATACGTAACGCTGACACCATTGAAATTTGATTTTACAGATGAACAAACCATGTCTGCCCTCTCTGTCTTGAACATGGATCAATAG
- a CDS encoding histone deacetylase family protein, whose product MLRAKNSLGVIFFPAYDWAISATHPEREERLLYTQDQLREEGLFDIEGISEYKPLVASLEDVERTHFCFPNVESVCTKSHLISAGGAIRAAQLVMEGEKDKAFALVRPPGHHAMKSVHGSRGFCNINIEAVMIEYIREKYGPLKIAVVDTDCHHGDGTQDVYWNDKDVLFISMHQDGRTLYPGSGFPAERGGVNAYGKTLNIPLPPNTSDEGFLYAIKNVVLPVLDDFKPDLIINSAGQDNHYSDPITNMNFSARGYAKLNEMLNPDIAVLEGGYSIQGALPYVNLGICLAMAGIDYEHVAEPDFDPQRYAQTPQVTEYIKNLSRELLEGYFASTTPDIEALVKKTGYERDGDFIVRSKDIYYDTDGISESQIESVVLCPDCSGTLRLETWSSVNPLSLGVEVPVGACDRCREIGRQVLKQARANEKYRFIQSINRRDKEYMRYGF is encoded by the coding sequence ATGCTGCGAGCAAAAAATTCTTTAGGGGTTATCTTTTTCCCCGCATATGACTGGGCGATTAGTGCGACTCATCCAGAAAGGGAAGAGCGCCTTTTGTACACGCAGGATCAACTGCGTGAAGAAGGGCTTTTCGATATAGAAGGCATTTCTGAATACAAGCCGCTGGTGGCTTCGTTGGAAGATGTGGAGCGCACACATTTTTGTTTTCCCAATGTGGAAAGTGTGTGCACTAAATCACACTTGATCTCTGCCGGTGGTGCTATTCGTGCTGCGCAGTTGGTGATGGAAGGGGAAAAGGACAAAGCTTTTGCGCTGGTTCGTCCTCCGGGGCATCACGCTATGAAGTCTGTTCATGGTTCACGCGGGTTTTGCAATATTAATATTGAAGCCGTGATGATTGAGTATATTCGTGAAAAATACGGTCCGCTTAAAATTGCCGTTGTAGATACGGACTGTCATCATGGTGATGGCACGCAGGATGTCTACTGGAACGATAAGGATGTGCTCTTTATCTCCATGCATCAGGATGGCAGAACGTTGTATCCGGGCAGTGGTTTTCCTGCTGAGCGTGGCGGCGTTAATGCCTATGGTAAAACATTGAACATCCCGCTTCCGCCTAATACATCAGATGAAGGTTTTTTGTACGCGATTAAAAATGTCGTGTTGCCTGTGCTGGATGATTTTAAGCCGGATCTTATTATCAATTCAGCAGGTCAGGATAACCATTACTCAGACCCTATCACAAACATGAATTTTTCAGCACGCGGTTATGCGAAGCTGAACGAAATGTTGAATCCGGATATTGCCGTGCTCGAAGGTGGTTACTCTATTCAGGGTGCGTTGCCGTATGTGAACCTTGGTATTTGCCTTGCGATGGCAGGGATTGATTACGAGCATGTTGCAGAGCCTGATTTTGATCCTCAGCGCTATGCACAGACACCGCAAGTAACAGAATATATCAAGAATCTTTCCAGAGAATTACTTGAAGGATATTTTGCATCCACCACGCCGGACATTGAGGCGTTGGTGAAAAAAACAGGATATGAGCGCGATGGAGATTTCATCGTTCGTTCCAAGGATATCTATTACGATACGGACGGGATCAGTGAGAGCCAAATTGAATCCGTGGTCTTGTGTCCTGATTGCTCAGGAACATTACGTCTTGAAACGTGGTCGTCTGTTAATCCTCTGAGTCTCGGTGTAGAGGTTCCAGTAGGGGCTTGTGATCGATGCCGTGAAATTGGGCGACAAGTGCTGAAACAGGCGCGCGCCAATGAAAAATACCGATTTATTCAAAGTATAAACCGCAGGGACAAGGAGTACATGCGGTATGGATTTTAA
- the tmk gene encoding dTMP kinase, translating to MFITLEGMEGSGKSTVLKKLHAWLESEGYEVVLTREPGGSELGKTLRALLLDAENTDITSEAELFLYLADRAQHVSQVIKPALEAGKVVLCDRYADSTVVYQGYGRGLDPNLLHSFNEVATTGLWPDISLLLDVEPEIGLRRALSRNIEQGLSRAEGRFEAEAIDFHSRVREGYLTWAALNNKRFKVVDASVTPDEVFAQVVDCMRTAIAMMKTESVD from the coding sequence ATGTTTATTACCTTAGAAGGAATGGAAGGTTCCGGTAAAAGTACCGTCTTGAAGAAGCTGCATGCATGGCTCGAATCTGAAGGCTATGAAGTTGTGTTGACCCGTGAACCGGGCGGTAGCGAACTTGGTAAGACTCTTCGTGCATTGTTGTTGGATGCTGAAAATACCGACATTACCAGCGAAGCAGAATTGTTCTTGTACCTTGCTGATAGAGCACAGCACGTCTCTCAGGTTATTAAACCTGCTCTTGAAGCTGGAAAGGTTGTTTTGTGCGATCGCTACGCAGACTCTACAGTTGTGTATCAGGGCTATGGTCGTGGACTTGATCCGAATTTGCTGCATTCTTTCAACGAAGTTGCGACAACAGGCTTGTGGCCGGATATTAGCCTGTTACTTGATGTAGAGCCTGAAATTGGATTACGTCGTGCTCTTTCCCGTAATATTGAGCAGGGACTTTCCCGTGCTGAAGGACGCTTTGAGGCTGAAGCAATAGACTTTCATTCCCGCGTGCGTGAAGGATATTTAACATGGGCAGCCTTGAACAATAAGCGATTTAAGGTTGTTGATGCTTCTGTAACTCCTGATGAAGTGTTTGCACAAGTCGTAGATTGTATGCGTACCGCTATTGCGATGATGAAAACAGAGAGTGTTGACTAG
- the gap gene encoding type I glyceraldehyde-3-phosphate dehydrogenase, with protein sequence MAVKLGINGFGRIGRYLVRLLVNDPELEVAVINARADNEALAHLFKYDSVHGTFTGEVEANEEGFKVNGKQIIVTRCARGEWKWGELGVNIAVETTGTIKDRDGLAEHIACGAKKSIISAPGKDVDATIVMGVNEDIYDAEKHHVLSNASCSTNCLAPAAKVLHETFGIKHGLMTTIHGYTMGQRILDGSHKDLRRARAAGVSMIPTTTGAAKAVGLVLPELQGKLDGMAIRVPVPDGSLIDLTCTVEKNTTAEEVNAALKAAAEGSLKANLGYSDEPLVSVDYIGDTHGGVVDGLSTSVMDGNMVKVLVWYDNEAGFTNQLARLLRMVGASL encoded by the coding sequence ATGGCTGTGAAGCTTGGTATCAACGGTTTTGGTCGCATTGGCCGCTATCTCGTTCGTCTTCTCGTTAACGACCCAGAACTTGAAGTTGCAGTTATTAACGCACGCGCTGACAACGAAGCTCTTGCTCACCTTTTCAAGTACGACTCCGTTCACGGAACCTTTACTGGAGAAGTTGAAGCTAACGAAGAGGGCTTTAAAGTAAACGGTAAGCAGATTATCGTTACACGTTGCGCACGCGGCGAATGGAAATGGGGCGAACTCGGGGTTAACATCGCTGTTGAAACCACCGGTACCATTAAAGACCGTGACGGTCTTGCCGAGCACATTGCTTGTGGCGCTAAGAAATCTATCATTTCTGCACCAGGCAAAGACGTGGACGCAACCATTGTTATGGGCGTAAACGAAGACATTTATGATGCTGAAAAACATCACGTTCTTTCTAACGCTTCCTGCTCCACAAACTGTCTTGCTCCGGCAGCAAAGGTTCTCCATGAAACCTTTGGTATTAAACATGGTCTTATGACAACCATCCATGGTTACACTATGGGTCAGAGAATCCTCGACGGTTCTCACAAGGATCTTCGCCGCGCACGTGCTGCTGGCGTATCCATGATTCCAACAACCACTGGCGCAGCAAAAGCTGTAGGTCTTGTTCTTCCTGAACTTCAGGGCAAACTTGACGGTATGGCTATTCGTGTTCCAGTTCCTGATGGTTCTCTGATTGACCTTACCTGCACCGTGGAAAAAAACACCACTGCAGAAGAAGTTAACGCAGCTTTGAAAGCAGCAGCTGAAGGTTCTTTGAAAGCCAATCTCGGCTACTCTGACGAACCTCTCGTTTCCGTTGACTACATCGGCGATACACACGGCGGCGTAGTAGACGGTCTCAGCACAAGCGTAATGGATGGTAACATGGTTAAAGTTCTCGTTTGGTACGACAACGAAGCCGGCTTTACCAACCAGCTCGCTCGCCTCCTCAGAATGGTTGGCGCTTCCCTGTAG